One Gloeobacter morelensis MG652769 DNA window includes the following coding sequences:
- a CDS encoding GNAT family N-acetyltransferase, with amino-acid sequence MSYEEAASFTIQPLQQFHERSLFASGNESLDRYLKQQATQDLRRYAAATFVLTQKRSTAVIGYSTLAMTGVVLTSFSPEVQKRLPRYPVVPAVLLGRLARDQRCSAMGLGKLLLLDALSRSFRSEIPAAAVVIDAFDEQATGFYCNSRGDRQGYVTLSINLAARNPRR; translated from the coding sequence GTGTCTTATGAGGAGGCTGCAAGTTTCACGATCCAGCCTTTGCAGCAGTTTCATGAACGTTCGCTTTTTGCGAGCGGCAACGAATCATTGGACCGCTACTTGAAGCAGCAAGCAACGCAAGATTTGCGTCGGTATGCGGCTGCGACTTTTGTTTTGACCCAGAAGCGCTCGACTGCGGTCATCGGCTACTCTACTTTGGCCATGACAGGGGTGGTATTAACAAGTTTTTCTCCCGAAGTTCAAAAGCGGTTGCCGCGGTATCCCGTAGTGCCTGCTGTACTGCTCGGAAGGCTTGCCCGCGATCAGCGATGCTCTGCAATGGGTCTTGGAAAACTATTGTTGCTCGATGCCCTAAGCAGAAGCTTTAGAAGTGAAATTCCCGCCGCTGCAGTTGTCATTGACGCCTTCGACGAGCAAGCGACAGGCTTCTATTGCAATTCAAGGGGTGACAGACAAGGCTACGTGACGCTCAGCATCAACCTTGCAGCCCGCAACCCGCGTCGATAG
- a CDS encoding DUF1778 domain-containing protein → MASPEGKKSERLEVRVSGDGKALIAQAAQLEGRTVSDFVVASALEAASRTIQEHGLLYLSQQDQQVFVEAILNPPEPNDELRQAAKEYQRSVKSVL, encoded by the coding sequence ATGGCAAGTCCCGAGGGCAAGAAATCCGAGCGCTTGGAAGTGCGGGTAAGCGGCGACGGTAAAGCCTTGATTGCCCAGGCAGCCCAACTGGAAGGACGCACTGTGAGCGACTTTGTGGTTGCCAGTGCGCTCGAAGCCGCGAGCCGGACCATCCAGGAGCATGGATTGTTATATCTCTCCCAGCAAGATCAACAGGTTTTTGTCGAGGCGATCCTAAATCCACCAGAGCCTAATGACGAGCTACGCCAGGCTGCGAAGGAATATCAGCGGTCAGTGAAAAGTGTCTTATGA
- a CDS encoding ABC transporter permease, whose product MKGWPEWLFAGLLKLYPSEFQQEYADEMVQVFREQHRELSRQGRGALLVRWWMSTAFDLGVTAVKEQMQMLLQDVRYGLRMLAGSPGFTVVAVLTLALAIGANTAIFSVVSAVLLRSLPYAEPERLVQVWETAPRHDLKVGSISVPNYLDWREQNRVFDRIALYGQTAFSLSSNGQTERLVGSIVSANFFETFGTSPLLGRGFRSQEEKSADSRVAVISYGLWQRRFEGSPAVLGRTVTLDSRPYTIIGVMPPGFQFPQGDRDIWVPFAFDSEHFQKRGSHSHQAVARLKPGMSLVQATEQMDTVARALARQYPDTNTGRGVALVPLYEELVGDIRPALLVLTGAVAAVLLIACANVANLLLARAVARRKEFALRVALGASRARIVRQLLTESALLSLFGGACGLALAYFGVRLLVAFSPAALPRAQGIAVDGPVLAFTVAVAFATAFLFGLAPALQATHVDCNEALKDGSRTATGGRARHRLRNLLVVAEVALALMLLVGAGLLGQSLWRLQSVDPGLNPKNVLTAGIYLPVVKYREERQIVDFFDRLLARIRALPGVSSASGIFTLPLSGSCSDGTFIIEGRPPVGPGQEPSAGYLIVGPDYLQTMGIPLLRGRAFDERDRATSRKVALINETMAQKFWPGEDPVGRRISIDTPRPAPESWIEIVGIAKDARTLALNKPVRPEMYFPYSQLAWPFLTLVIRTETGDPAALGKALREQVKAIDADQALGEVQTMEAVIAESIEQQRFNALLLVLFAAVALVLTGVGIYGVMAYSVTQRTHEIGIRLALGAERGSIVRLVVGQGMAPAAAGVAIGLVAAAALGQLLASLLFGVSAIDPPTFIGVAAVLLGVAFLACFLPARRATRVDPMVALRYE is encoded by the coding sequence ATGAAAGGCTGGCCGGAGTGGCTTTTTGCAGGGCTGCTGAAACTGTATCCGAGCGAATTTCAGCAGGAGTATGCCGATGAGATGGTCCAGGTGTTTCGCGAGCAGCACCGCGAACTGTCCCGGCAGGGCAGGGGGGCGTTGCTCGTGCGCTGGTGGATGTCGACTGCATTCGATCTGGGAGTGACCGCCGTGAAAGAACAGATGCAGATGCTTTTACAGGATGTGCGCTATGGTTTGCGGATGCTGGCGGGAAGCCCCGGCTTTACGGTGGTGGCGGTCTTGACACTGGCGCTTGCTATTGGCGCCAATACAGCGATATTCAGTGTCGTAAGTGCGGTGCTGTTGCGCTCGCTGCCTTACGCCGAGCCGGAGCGGCTTGTGCAGGTCTGGGAGACGGCGCCCCGACATGATCTGAAGGTAGGCTCGATCTCAGTCCCCAATTACCTCGACTGGCGCGAGCAAAACCGCGTGTTCGACCGAATTGCCCTCTACGGCCAGACAGCCTTCAGCCTCAGCAGCAATGGCCAGACCGAACGGCTTGTGGGGTCGATCGTTTCGGCGAACTTCTTTGAGACCTTCGGCACCTCGCCGCTCTTGGGGCGTGGGTTTCGGTCGCAGGAAGAAAAATCTGCCGACAGCCGGGTGGCGGTGATCAGCTATGGCCTGTGGCAGCGACGCTTCGAGGGGAGTCCGGCGGTGTTGGGTAGAACCGTCACCCTCGACTCGCGGCCCTACACGATCATCGGGGTGATGCCGCCGGGCTTTCAGTTCCCCCAGGGCGACCGGGACATCTGGGTACCCTTCGCCTTCGACAGCGAGCACTTTCAGAAGCGGGGCAGCCACTCCCACCAGGCCGTCGCCCGCCTCAAGCCTGGGATGAGCCTGGTGCAAGCCACCGAGCAGATGGACACCGTCGCCCGCGCCCTGGCGCGGCAGTACCCGGACACCAACACCGGCCGGGGGGTGGCGCTTGTGCCCCTATATGAAGAACTGGTGGGCGACATCCGCCCGGCGCTGCTAGTACTCACCGGCGCGGTGGCTGCCGTGCTGCTTATCGCTTGTGCGAACGTGGCTAATTTGCTGCTCGCGCGCGCCGTCGCCCGCCGGAAGGAGTTTGCCCTGCGCGTGGCGCTGGGGGCGAGCCGGGCGCGGATCGTCCGGCAACTGTTGACCGAGAGCGCCCTGCTGTCGCTGTTTGGGGGTGCCTGTGGTCTGGCGCTCGCTTATTTTGGCGTCCGGTTGCTGGTGGCCTTCAGCCCAGCGGCTCTGCCGCGGGCGCAGGGGATTGCCGTGGATGGACCGGTGCTTGCCTTCACGGTCGCGGTGGCGTTCGCTACGGCCTTTTTGTTCGGGTTGGCGCCGGCTTTGCAGGCGACCCACGTCGATTGCAACGAGGCGCTCAAGGACGGTAGCCGCACCGCCACGGGCGGCCGGGCGCGCCATCGCCTGCGCAACTTGCTGGTGGTGGCGGAGGTGGCGCTTGCGCTAATGCTGTTGGTGGGAGCCGGATTGCTGGGGCAAAGTTTGTGGCGATTGCAGAGCGTCGATCCGGGCTTGAACCCCAAAAACGTGCTCACGGCCGGTATCTACCTGCCGGTGGTCAAGTACCGTGAAGAGCGGCAGATAGTGGACTTTTTCGACCGCTTGCTGGCCCGCATCCGTGCCCTGCCGGGGGTAAGTTCGGCCAGCGGCATCTTCACACTGCCCCTAAGCGGCAGCTGTTCCGACGGCACATTTATCATCGAAGGCCGTCCCCCGGTGGGACCCGGCCAGGAGCCGAGTGCAGGCTACTTGATTGTCGGCCCCGATTATTTGCAGACGATGGGCATTCCCTTGTTGCGGGGCCGCGCCTTTGACGAGCGCGACCGTGCCACCTCCCGTAAGGTGGCTCTCATCAACGAGACGATGGCCCAGAAATTCTGGCCCGGCGAGGACCCGGTAGGCAGACGCATCAGCATCGATACCCCCAGACCGGCTCCCGAGAGTTGGATTGAGATCGTGGGCATCGCCAAGGACGCGCGCACGCTGGCGCTCAACAAGCCGGTGCGCCCAGAGATGTACTTTCCGTACTCCCAGTTGGCCTGGCCCTTTCTCACTCTGGTCATCCGCACCGAGACCGGCGACCCGGCCGCCTTGGGCAAGGCTTTGCGAGAGCAGGTGAAGGCGATTGATGCCGATCAGGCGCTGGGCGAAGTCCAGACCATGGAAGCGGTGATTGCTGAATCGATCGAACAGCAGCGCTTCAACGCGCTGCTTTTAGTCCTGTTTGCGGCGGTCGCCCTGGTGCTTACCGGTGTGGGCATCTACGGCGTGATGGCCTACTCGGTCACCCAGCGCACCCACGAGATCGGCATTCGTCTGGCTCTCGGCGCCGAGCGGGGTAGCATTGTCCGGCTTGTCGTCGGCCAGGGAATGGCGCCGGCCGCAGCAGGGGTGGCGATCGGTCTGGTCGCTGCTGCGGCTCTGGGGCAACTCCTTGCAAGCCTTTTGTTCGGCGTCAGCGCCATCGATCCGCCCACCTTCATCGGCGTGGCAGCAGTGCTTTTGGGAGTGGCGTTTTTGGCCTGCTTCCTGCCCGCCCGCCGCGCCACCCGGGTCGATCCGATGGTCGCCCTTCGTTACGAGTAG
- a CDS encoding PadR family transcriptional regulator gives MDPERFLPLTPAVFQILLALADGERHGYGIVREVEQRSEGRAHLGLGTLYSTIKRLLAEGLVEQSQWRPDPALDDERRRYYRLSELGRRVAVAEAERLVALVADARAKKLLAAPEVLG, from the coding sequence ATGGACCCCGAGCGCTTTTTGCCCCTGACTCCGGCGGTGTTTCAGATTTTGCTGGCTCTGGCCGACGGCGAGCGCCACGGCTACGGGATTGTGCGCGAAGTCGAGCAACGCTCGGAGGGTAGAGCGCACTTGGGACTCGGCACGCTTTACAGCACGATCAAGCGCTTACTGGCCGAGGGTTTGGTCGAACAGTCGCAGTGGCGTCCGGACCCGGCGCTCGATGACGAGCGGCGGCGGTACTACCGCTTGAGCGAACTGGGCAGGCGGGTGGCGGTGGCCGAGGCCGAGCGCCTCGTGGCACTGGTGGCCGACGCGCGCGCAAAAAAGCTTTTGGCCGCCCCGGAGGTGCTGGGATGA
- a CDS encoding TolC family protein, producing the protein MQRRSATVLFAMSLYFCGPFFGAQAADTPNTQANALGVEPLTPTLPSLPTRAVELKVETIQPLKLQDAVDIALARSPQLQLALVAVEKAEGSVREQSAGLYPTVQTSLSYSYVQSATSKISAALLATSSLSSALAVVESAPLNGQIEINWTIFSSGLVGSNIRTAAQNLSAARLDYARTRQDLIDSVITAYYDLQNADGNVAIGEASVKSAEASYQDARAQERAGTGTRFASLQAEVQLANARVELLQYQNRRIVAQRNLARQLNFARPTDVTAAEAIEQGESWKLSLEQTIFEAYRNRAELPRYLALEQVAKAQEEAYYASVAPQVSVFLTGQVYDNTIDRVTGAFTGYSAGVQIQWNAFDGGAAAARASQAAADAKSARLNYIDTLNTVRYGVEGAYTDMLTAMLRIDTTSTSVTSAEESLRLARLRFQAGVGTQTDVLTADRDLTQARVNRLTAIIDFNRAVASIKRAVGVL; encoded by the coding sequence ATGCAGCGTCGCTCGGCTACGGTTTTGTTCGCGATGAGTCTGTATTTTTGTGGACCCTTTTTTGGGGCCCAAGCAGCCGACACGCCGAATACCCAGGCAAACGCGCTCGGTGTCGAACCTTTGACCCCGACTCTGCCGTCACTGCCGACCCGGGCAGTGGAACTCAAAGTCGAGACCATCCAACCGCTGAAGCTGCAGGATGCCGTCGACATCGCCCTGGCGCGCAGCCCCCAGTTGCAGCTTGCGCTTGTGGCGGTCGAAAAAGCGGAAGGTTCGGTGCGCGAGCAGAGCGCCGGGCTCTACCCGACCGTCCAAACCAGCCTTAGCTACAGCTACGTCCAGTCGGCCACCAGCAAAATCAGCGCCGCGCTGCTCGCCACCTCCTCCCTCAGCTCCGCCCTGGCCGTCGTCGAGAGCGCCCCCCTCAACGGTCAGATTGAAATCAACTGGACCATCTTCTCCAGTGGCTTGGTCGGCAGCAACATCCGCACCGCCGCCCAGAACCTGAGCGCCGCCCGCCTCGACTACGCGCGCACCCGCCAGGATCTGATCGATTCGGTGATCACCGCCTACTATGACTTGCAAAACGCCGACGGCAACGTCGCCATCGGTGAAGCGTCGGTCAAAAGCGCCGAAGCGAGTTACCAAGACGCTCGCGCCCAGGAGCGCGCCGGCACCGGCACCCGCTTCGCCTCGCTGCAGGCGGAGGTGCAGTTGGCCAACGCCCGCGTCGAGCTGTTGCAGTACCAGAACCGGCGCATCGTCGCCCAGCGCAACCTGGCCCGCCAACTCAACTTCGCCCGGCCCACCGATGTGACCGCCGCCGAGGCGATCGAGCAAGGGGAAAGCTGGAAACTCTCCCTCGAACAGACGATCTTCGAAGCCTATCGCAACCGGGCGGAACTGCCCCGCTATCTCGCTTTGGAGCAGGTGGCCAAGGCCCAGGAGGAGGCGTACTACGCCTCGGTCGCCCCCCAGGTGAGCGTATTTCTGACCGGCCAGGTCTACGACAACACCATCGACCGGGTCACCGGGGCCTTCACCGGCTACAGCGCCGGCGTGCAGATCCAGTGGAACGCCTTCGACGGCGGTGCCGCCGCCGCCCGGGCTTCCCAGGCGGCAGCCGACGCCAAATCCGCCCGGCTCAACTACATCGACACGCTCAACACCGTGCGCTACGGCGTCGAGGGCGCCTACACCGACATGCTGACGGCGATGCTGCGCATCGATACCACCAGCACCTCCGTCACCAGCGCCGAGGAGTCGCTGCGCCTGGCCCGGTTGCGCTTTCAAGCCGGGGTGGGTACCCAGACCGACGTGCTCACCGCCGACCGGGATCTGACCCAGGCGCGGGTCAACCGCCTTACCGCGATCATCGACTTCAACCGCGCCGTCGCCTCGATCAAGCGGGCCGTCGGCGTGCTGTAG
- the gyrB gene encoding DNA topoisomerase (ATP-hydrolyzing) subunit B, producing MTETYGAEQIQVLEGLEHVRKRPGMYIGSTGPRGLHHLVYEIVDNSVDEALAGHCKHIAISLNADGSATITDDGRGIPTDTHPRTGKSTIETVLTVLGAGGKFGGGGYKVSGGLHGVGAAVVNALSTILTATIWREGKQYIQRFHRGIPEGGLAVSPDSQKRRGTMISFLPDPEIFTTGVDFDFDTLLSRFRELAFLNAGVEFRFSDLRGETERTETYLYEGGIREYVKYMTREKAALHPDIIFIHQERDGVSVECALQWSTDVYNDNVLGFANNIRTIDGGTHLEGLKAVLTRTFNSFARKANKLKDGDKNLTGEHVREGLTAVLSVKVPNPEFEGQTKTKLGNPEVRGIVDGVISEKLTEYLEFHPDVVASILEKALQSMQAEEAARKARDLVRRKSALESSTLPGKLADCQSRDPAESEVFLVEGDSAGGSAKQGRDRRFQAILPLRGKILNIERADDRKIYGNNEIQAMITGLGLGLKTEEFDVGRLRYHRIIIMTDADVDGAHIRTLLLTFFYRYKRDLVEQGYIYIAQPPLYKISIGGGRNIDVRYCYSEQEKEAILRGLRENQKYEIQRFKGLGEMQADQLWETTMNPETRTLRQVTIEDAAEADRVFNILMGDRVEPRREFIETYGPRLQMADLDI from the coding sequence ATGACCGAAACCTATGGGGCGGAGCAAATTCAGGTTCTCGAAGGCCTGGAACATGTCCGTAAGCGCCCGGGCATGTACATCGGCTCCACCGGACCGCGCGGTCTGCATCACTTGGTCTACGAAATCGTCGATAACTCCGTCGACGAGGCTTTGGCCGGTCACTGCAAGCACATCGCCATCAGTCTCAACGCCGACGGCTCCGCCACAATCACCGACGATGGGCGCGGCATTCCGACCGACACCCACCCGCGCACGGGCAAATCCACCATCGAGACGGTACTCACGGTGCTCGGTGCCGGCGGCAAGTTCGGCGGCGGCGGCTACAAAGTCTCCGGTGGTCTGCACGGCGTCGGCGCGGCGGTGGTCAATGCCCTGTCGACCATCCTCACCGCGACGATCTGGCGCGAGGGCAAGCAGTACATTCAGCGCTTCCACCGCGGCATTCCCGAGGGCGGTCTTGCGGTGAGTCCCGACTCCCAGAAGCGCCGCGGCACGATGATTTCGTTTTTGCCCGATCCCGAAATTTTTACCACCGGCGTCGATTTTGATTTCGACACGCTCTTGAGTCGCTTTCGTGAACTGGCCTTTTTGAATGCGGGGGTCGAATTTCGTTTCAGCGATTTGCGCGGCGAGACCGAGCGCACTGAAACTTACCTCTACGAAGGCGGCATCCGCGAGTACGTCAAGTACATGACCCGCGAGAAGGCTGCTCTGCACCCCGACATTATCTTTATCCACCAGGAGCGCGACGGGGTGAGTGTCGAGTGCGCCCTGCAGTGGAGCACCGACGTCTACAACGACAACGTGCTCGGTTTTGCCAACAACATCCGCACCATCGACGGCGGTACCCACCTCGAAGGTCTCAAAGCCGTCCTCACCCGCACCTTCAACAGCTTCGCCCGCAAGGCCAACAAGCTCAAAGACGGTGACAAGAACCTCACCGGCGAGCACGTGCGCGAGGGGCTCACCGCCGTGCTGAGCGTCAAAGTCCCCAACCCCGAATTTGAAGGCCAGACCAAGACCAAACTCGGCAACCCCGAAGTGCGCGGCATCGTCGACGGCGTGATTTCTGAAAAACTCACCGAATACCTCGAATTTCACCCAGATGTGGTAGCTTCCATCCTCGAAAAGGCGCTGCAGTCGATGCAGGCCGAGGAAGCCGCCCGCAAAGCGCGCGATCTAGTCCGCCGCAAATCAGCCCTCGAATCGTCCACCCTCCCCGGCAAATTGGCCGACTGCCAGAGCCGCGATCCCGCAGAATCAGAAGTCTTTCTAGTCGAAGGAGATTCCGCCGGCGGGAGCGCCAAGCAAGGCCGAGATCGGCGATTCCAGGCGATTTTGCCGCTTCGGGGCAAAATCCTCAATATCGAAAGAGCGGACGACAGAAAGATTTACGGCAACAACGAAATCCAGGCGATGATCACGGGCCTCGGCCTCGGCCTCAAGACCGAAGAGTTTGATGTCGGTCGGCTCCGATACCATCGCATCATCATCATGACCGACGCAGACGTCGACGGCGCCCACATCCGCACGTTGCTACTCACGTTCTTCTACCGCTACAAACGCGACTTGGTCGAGCAGGGCTACATTTACATCGCCCAGCCGCCGTTGTACAAGATTTCAATCGGCGGCGGCCGCAACATCGACGTGCGCTACTGTTACTCCGAACAGGAAAAAGAGGCGATTCTCCGCGGTCTGCGCGAAAATCAGAAGTATGAGATCCAGCGCTTCAAGGGTCTGGGCGAGATGCAGGCGGATCAGCTCTGGGAGACGACGATGAATCCCGAGACGCGTACCCTCAGACAAGTGACCATCGAGGACGCCGCCGAGGCCGACCGCGTCTTCAACATCCTGATGGGCGACCGCGTCGAACCGCGACGGGAATTTATCGAGACCTACGGTCCACGACTGCAGATGGCCGACCTGGACATTTAG
- a CDS encoding YebC/PmpR family DNA-binding transcriptional regulator: MAGHSKWAQIKRQKAKNDVAKGAMFARLSREIIVATRLGGPDPAGNFRLRLAIEQAKAASLPGENIQRAVDKGSGALEGDNFEEIRYEGYGPAGVAILIEAQTDNRNRTAADLRAVFSRNGGNLGETGCVGWMFQQRGVAVLEGPVREEDLIEAALDGGAVGYEIDPEGQGAEVTCEAADLEALTDTLKGAGFQLAAAEVRWVPDNNIEIADPDIARQVLTLLEKLENLDDVQRVSANHLVADAVLESIYA; encoded by the coding sequence ATGGCAGGGCATAGCAAGTGGGCGCAGATCAAGCGTCAGAAAGCCAAGAACGACGTGGCTAAAGGGGCGATGTTCGCCCGGCTCTCCCGCGAAATCATTGTCGCCACGCGCCTGGGCGGCCCCGACCCGGCCGGGAATTTCCGGTTGCGCCTGGCCATCGAGCAGGCCAAGGCGGCGAGTTTGCCGGGGGAGAACATCCAGCGGGCCGTCGACAAAGGTAGTGGCGCCCTCGAAGGCGACAACTTTGAAGAGATCCGCTACGAGGGCTACGGTCCGGCGGGGGTAGCAATCTTAATCGAGGCGCAGACCGACAACCGCAACCGGACGGCGGCAGATCTGCGGGCGGTCTTCAGCCGCAACGGCGGTAATCTCGGTGAAACCGGCTGCGTGGGCTGGATGTTCCAGCAGCGGGGCGTGGCGGTCCTCGAAGGGCCGGTGCGCGAGGAAGATCTGATCGAAGCGGCCCTTGACGGGGGGGCAGTGGGTTACGAAATCGACCCCGAGGGGCAGGGGGCGGAAGTGACCTGCGAAGCTGCGGATCTCGAAGCGCTCACCGATACCCTTAAGGGGGCCGGGTTTCAGCTGGCGGCGGCCGAGGTGCGTTGGGTACCCGACAACAACATCGAGATCGCTGATCCGGATATCGCCCGCCAGGTGCTCACCCTGCTTGAGAAGCTCGAAAACCTGGACGATGTGCAGCGGGTGAGCGCCAATCATCTGGTCGCAGATGCGGTGCTGGAGTCAATCTATGCCTGA
- a CDS encoding DUF4351 domain-containing protein, translated as MLNLLQQTPLFQELTRDVVQQAEQRGEQRGRVEGGLQLLQRLFEHKFGPLPEDLRMTLEAIADAQELDRLGLGLMDAPDVETFRRQIYNGEP; from the coding sequence ATGCTGAATCTGTTGCAACAGACGCCGCTGTTTCAGGAGCTGACCCGGGACGTTGTTCAGCAAGCGGAGCAACGCGGAGAGCAGCGTGGCCGCGTCGAGGGCGGGCTGCAACTGCTGCAGCGCCTGTTTGAGCACAAGTTTGGGCCGCTGCCGGAAGATCTGCGGATGACCTTGGAGGCGATCGCCGATGCGCAAGAACTGGATCGTCTGGGCTTGGGCCTAATGGATGCCCCGGATGTCGAAACCTTCAGAAGGCAAATCTACAATGGCGAGCCATAG
- a CDS encoding IS4 family transposase, with protein sequence MMPAFYQTFFAHLLTARQSLFLHLLVATLQTHKQLALGKLSQALPLPITADSRKRALQRFLTLDKLNIFEAWFPLVLYLVLTHFSKTTTLKLAIDRTDWWHYNVLTVALVWHRHALPLNWTLLDHPGNSNLEDQQLLLSPVLSLLSAYRVVVLGDREFCSVKLANWLRSRKAGFCLRLKISEYIRQQGADFRSLKSLELQPGMSMFLGGVRVTKNRKNKGFEPFNIACIWKRKIRNMQPGEGWYILTDRPKLHEALELYADRWGIEVWHKDVKSCGYHLEEVRVSQERMMRVLLLASIAWSAAMLNGLQLERIGVDKYTGRVQEKQRRLRRHSPFRVGQYAWHWAQAVLGLGDWLDNLIDTCRNKARDYRRGLRAARLMLSVT encoded by the coding sequence ATGATGCCTGCATTCTACCAGACCTTCTTCGCACACCTGCTCACTGCGCGACAGTCTCTGTTTTTGCATTTGCTTGTCGCCACTTTGCAAACCCACAAACAGCTCGCCTTGGGCAAACTCTCCCAGGCACTGCCGCTGCCGATCACTGCCGACAGTCGCAAGCGCGCTCTCCAACGCTTTCTCACCCTCGACAAACTCAATATTTTCGAGGCTTGGTTCCCATTGGTTTTGTACCTGGTACTGACCCACTTTTCCAAGACAACCACACTCAAACTGGCGATCGACCGCACCGACTGGTGGCACTACAACGTGCTGACAGTGGCCCTGGTGTGGCATAGACATGCCTTGCCACTCAATTGGACCTTGCTCGACCATCCTGGCAACAGTAACCTCGAAGACCAACAACTGTTACTCTCACCGGTTCTGTCTCTACTTTCTGCCTATCGCGTCGTGGTGTTGGGGGACAGAGAGTTTTGCAGTGTCAAGCTGGCCAATTGGTTGCGCAGTCGAAAGGCCGGCTTTTGCTTGAGATTAAAAATCAGTGAATATATTCGACAACAAGGTGCAGACTTTCGCTCGCTAAAGTCTTTGGAACTACAACCTGGAATGTCGATGTTTCTTGGCGGAGTGCGCGTCACCAAAAATCGTAAAAACAAGGGATTCGAGCCGTTCAATATTGCTTGTATCTGGAAACGAAAAATCCGGAATATGCAACCGGGTGAAGGCTGGTATATTTTGACAGACCGGCCAAAGTTACACGAAGCACTTGAGCTGTATGCTGACCGTTGGGGAATCGAAGTTTGGCACAAAGACGTCAAATCCTGTGGCTACCATCTTGAAGAAGTACGCGTCAGTCAGGAACGGATGATGCGGGTACTGTTGTTAGCATCGATTGCCTGGAGTGCAGCGATGCTCAACGGTCTGCAACTGGAGCGAATAGGGGTGGACAAGTACACCGGCAGGGTTCAAGAAAAGCAGCGACGCTTGCGGCGTCACAGCCCTTTTCGGGTTGGCCAGTACGCTTGGCACTGGGCACAGGCGGTGCTGGGTTTGGGTGACTGGCTCGACAATTTGATAGACACCTGTAGGAACAAAGCCCGGGACTATCGACGCGGGTTGCGGGCTGCAAGGTTGATGCTGAGCGTCACGTAG
- a CDS encoding SRPBCC family protein: MATSDSVESRAGLSGPGTAEMNVGGTERLISVISGSLVALYGLSRSNLGGFALALLGGGLVLRGVTGKSIVYKALDIDTAHFGRGDGRNLPDERNVQIAKAVTINRSPEDLYRYWRDFENLPRFMGHLQSVQIVDERRSRWAVKSPGGGTAEWLAEIVEEQENERIAWRSLEGSDVANAGLVRFSPAPDGGTQVQVTIT; this comes from the coding sequence ATGGCAACAAGTGATTCAGTGGAGTCTCGGGCGGGTTTGAGCGGTCCTGGCACCGCAGAGATGAACGTAGGCGGCACAGAAAGGCTGATTTCGGTGATTAGCGGCAGTTTGGTGGCCCTCTACGGCCTGTCGCGCAGCAATCTGGGCGGCTTTGCCCTGGCGTTGCTGGGGGGGGGCCTGGTTTTGCGGGGCGTCACGGGCAAATCCATCGTCTACAAAGCGCTCGATATCGACACCGCGCACTTTGGGCGGGGCGACGGGCGCAACCTGCCGGACGAGCGCAACGTCCAGATTGCAAAGGCCGTGACTATCAACCGCTCGCCGGAGGATCTTTACCGCTATTGGCGAGACTTTGAGAATCTGCCTCGCTTTATGGGCCATTTGCAGTCGGTGCAGATAGTCGACGAGCGGCGTTCGCGGTGGGCTGTAAAGTCTCCGGGCGGCGGCACTGCCGAGTGGCTGGCAGAGATCGTCGAAGAACAAGAAAACGAGCGGATAGCCTGGCGCTCGCTCGAAGGATCGGATGTTGCGAACGCTGGTTTGGTGCGGTTCAGCCCGGCCCCGGACGGTGGCACGCAGGTGCAGGTGACGATCACCTAA
- a CDS encoding helix-turn-helix domain-containing protein — translation MPHKIHLSADEDLALLALSQNSTVPSRVRQRAEALRLSARDWTVPRIAEFFHCHQQTIRETFQRWWDGGIEGLYEAPGRGGKSRCTQEDLACLEKRILEDEQTYNARQLSELLLAERGVSMSAVPLRRALKKMATSGNAHAKVLVERIQSSGRRGKNSSTSSKRRQKMVSSD, via the coding sequence ATGCCTCATAAGATCCATCTCTCTGCCGATGAAGACCTGGCCTTGCTCGCACTTTCTCAGAACAGTACGGTACCGTCTCGGGTTCGACAGCGGGCTGAAGCCCTCAGATTGTCCGCAAGAGATTGGACGGTACCTCGCATCGCAGAATTCTTCCATTGCCATCAGCAGACGATACGTGAGACGTTTCAGCGTTGGTGGGATGGTGGCATTGAAGGTCTTTATGAAGCTCCCGGTCGTGGCGGGAAATCAAGATGCACGCAAGAGGACTTGGCCTGTCTTGAGAAGCGCATTCTCGAAGACGAGCAAACGTACAACGCTCGGCAGTTGTCCGAGTTGCTTTTGGCGGAGCGCGGGGTCAGTATGTCCGCGGTGCCGCTGCGCAGGGCGCTAAAAAAAATGGCTACGTCTGGAAACGCACACGCAAAAGTCCTGGTGGAGCGGATCCAAAGCTCCGGCAGGAGAGGCAAAAACAGCTCGACGAGCTCAAAGCGTCGGCAGAAGATGGTTTCATCCGATTAA